A window of Citrus sinensis cultivar Valencia sweet orange chromosome 7, DVS_A1.0, whole genome shotgun sequence contains these coding sequences:
- the LOC102618366 gene encoding uncharacterized membrane protein At1g16860 isoform X2, with protein sequence MGSRFPSHQLSNGLYVSGRPEQPKERTPTMSSVAMPYTGGDIKKSGELGKMFDIPVDGSKSRKSGPINNAPSRTGSFGGAASHSGPIMPNAASRASYSTSGPVSSGVTSGSASLKKSNSGPLNKHGEPLKKSSGPQSGGVTPSGRQNSGPLAPALPTTGLITSGPISSAPLNSSGAPRKVSGPLDSMGSMKIPSSVPHNQAITVLSQDEDFDFKRNFPKPIFCCVAALFGWNTFWGRKAIISYIARYPDAELRNAKNGQFVKISGVVTCGNVPLESSFQKVPRCIYTSTSLYEYRGWGSKAANPTHRRFTWGLRSLERRAVDFYISDFQSGLRALVKTGYGARVTPYVDDSLAIDVNPGKEELSPEFIRWLAERNLSSDDRIMRLKEGYIKEGSTVSVMGVVQRNDNVLMIVPPPEPITTGCQWAKCIVPASLDGIVLRCEDASKNDVIPV encoded by the exons ATGGGTTCCAGGTTCCCATCTCATCAGCTCAGCAATGGCCTTTACGTATCAGGCCGGCCAGAGCAACCCAAAGAAAGGACACCAACAATGAGCTCAGTAGCCATGCCTTATACTGGAGGCGATATAAAAAAATCCGGAGAGCTAGGGAAAATGTTTGATATTCCTGTTGACGGTTCCAAGTCTAGGAAGTCTGGACCTATAAATAATGCTCCTTCAAGGACTGGATCTTTTGGTGGTGCTGCTTCACATTCAGGACCTATCATGCCTAATGCTGCCTCTAGGGCTAGCTACTCAACGTCAGGTCCTGTCTCTTCTGGAGTCACGTCTGGTTCAGCTtcattaaagaagtcaaattCTGGACCACTTAATAAACATGGGGAACCATTAAAGAAGTCTTCCGGTCCTCAATCTGGAGGAGTGACACCAAGTGGCCGCCAAAACTCTGGCCCCCTTGCTCCTGCTCTTCCTACTACTGGTCTCATTACTTCTGGACCCATCTCTTCAGCCCCACTTAATTCATCTGGGGCACCAAGGAAGGTGTCTGGTCCTTTGGACTCTATGGGATCAATGAAAATACCAAGCTCTGTTCCTCATAATCAGGCCATCACTGTCCTTAGCCAAGATGAGGACTTTGACTTCAAGAGGAATTTCCCAAAGCCAATATTCTG CTGTGTTGCTGCTTTGTTTGGTTGGAATACTTTTTGGGGAAGAAAAGCTATTATAAGTTATATTGCTCGTTATCCAGATGCTGAGCTTAGAAACGCCAAGAATGGTCAATTTGTGAAGATCTCTGGG GTTGTCACCTGCGGTAATGTTCCTCTGGAATCATCCTTCCAAAAAGTTCCTAGATGTATATACACATCCACAAGTTTGTATGAGTACCGAGGATGGGGTTCAAAAGCTGCCAACCCCACACATCGTCGTTTTACTTGGGGGCTCCGATCATTAGAA AGGCGCGCGGTTGACTTCTACATCTCTGATTTCCAGTCTGGGTTAAGAGCATTGGTTAAAACTGGGTATGGAGCAAGGGTGACTCCTTATGTTGACGATTCCCTTGCCATTGATGTCAATCCTGGCAAGGAAGAATTATCTCCGGAGTTCATCAGGTGGTTGGCGGAGAGGAATCTTTCAAGTGATGATCGTATAATGCGACTGAAAGAGGG GTATATCAAAGAAGGAAGTACTGTTAGTGTAATGGGAGTTGTTCAGAGGAATGACAACGTGCTCATGATTGTCCCTCCGCCTGAACCTATCACAACAGGATGCCAATGGGCCAAATGTATTGTTCCAGCTAGCCTTGACGGAATTGTATTAAGATGCGAAGATGCCTCCAAGAACGACGTCATACCAGTTTAG
- the LOC102618366 gene encoding uncharacterized membrane protein At1g16860 isoform X1, translating into MGSRFPSHQLSNGLYVSGRPEQPKERTPTMSSVAMPYTGGDIKKSGELGKMFDIPVDGSKSRKSGPINNAPSRTGSFGGAASHSGPIMPNAASRASYSTSGPVSSGVTSGSASLKKSNSGPLNKHGEPLKKSSGPQSGGVTPSGRQNSGPLAPALPTTGLITSGPISSAPLNSSGAPRKVSGPLDSMGSMKIPSSVPHNQAITVLSQDEDFDFKRNFPKPIFWSLILLFVMGFIAGGFILGAVHNAILLIVVVVLFSCVAALFGWNTFWGRKAIISYIARYPDAELRNAKNGQFVKISGVVTCGNVPLESSFQKVPRCIYTSTSLYEYRGWGSKAANPTHRRFTWGLRSLERRAVDFYISDFQSGLRALVKTGYGARVTPYVDDSLAIDVNPGKEELSPEFIRWLAERNLSSDDRIMRLKEGYIKEGSTVSVMGVVQRNDNVLMIVPPPEPITTGCQWAKCIVPASLDGIVLRCEDASKNDVIPV; encoded by the exons ATGGGTTCCAGGTTCCCATCTCATCAGCTCAGCAATGGCCTTTACGTATCAGGCCGGCCAGAGCAACCCAAAGAAAGGACACCAACAATGAGCTCAGTAGCCATGCCTTATACTGGAGGCGATATAAAAAAATCCGGAGAGCTAGGGAAAATGTTTGATATTCCTGTTGACGGTTCCAAGTCTAGGAAGTCTGGACCTATAAATAATGCTCCTTCAAGGACTGGATCTTTTGGTGGTGCTGCTTCACATTCAGGACCTATCATGCCTAATGCTGCCTCTAGGGCTAGCTACTCAACGTCAGGTCCTGTCTCTTCTGGAGTCACGTCTGGTTCAGCTtcattaaagaagtcaaattCTGGACCACTTAATAAACATGGGGAACCATTAAAGAAGTCTTCCGGTCCTCAATCTGGAGGAGTGACACCAAGTGGCCGCCAAAACTCTGGCCCCCTTGCTCCTGCTCTTCCTACTACTGGTCTCATTACTTCTGGACCCATCTCTTCAGCCCCACTTAATTCATCTGGGGCACCAAGGAAGGTGTCTGGTCCTTTGGACTCTATGGGATCAATGAAAATACCAAGCTCTGTTCCTCATAATCAGGCCATCACTGTCCTTAGCCAAGATGAGGACTTTGACTTCAAGAGGAATTTCCCAAAGCCAATATTCTGGTCATTGATTCTCCTTTTTGTGATGGGATTTATAGCTGGTGGTTTTATTCTTGGAGCAGTTCACAATGCCATTCTGCTCATTGTTGTTGTGGTCCTTTTCAGCTGTGTTGCTGCTTTGTTTGGTTGGAATACTTTTTGGGGAAGAAAAGCTATTATAAGTTATATTGCTCGTTATCCAGATGCTGAGCTTAGAAACGCCAAGAATGGTCAATTTGTGAAGATCTCTGGG GTTGTCACCTGCGGTAATGTTCCTCTGGAATCATCCTTCCAAAAAGTTCCTAGATGTATATACACATCCACAAGTTTGTATGAGTACCGAGGATGGGGTTCAAAAGCTGCCAACCCCACACATCGTCGTTTTACTTGGGGGCTCCGATCATTAGAA AGGCGCGCGGTTGACTTCTACATCTCTGATTTCCAGTCTGGGTTAAGAGCATTGGTTAAAACTGGGTATGGAGCAAGGGTGACTCCTTATGTTGACGATTCCCTTGCCATTGATGTCAATCCTGGCAAGGAAGAATTATCTCCGGAGTTCATCAGGTGGTTGGCGGAGAGGAATCTTTCAAGTGATGATCGTATAATGCGACTGAAAGAGGG GTATATCAAAGAAGGAAGTACTGTTAGTGTAATGGGAGTTGTTCAGAGGAATGACAACGTGCTCATGATTGTCCCTCCGCCTGAACCTATCACAACAGGATGCCAATGGGCCAAATGTATTGTTCCAGCTAGCCTTGACGGAATTGTATTAAGATGCGAAGATGCCTCCAAGAACGACGTCATACCAGTTTAG
- the LOC102619035 gene encoding uncharacterized membrane protein At1g16860-like yields MGSRYPSHQLSNGLFVSGRPEQPKEKAPTMSSVAMPYTGGDIKKSGELGKMFDIPMDSAKSRKSGPITGAPSRTGSFAGAATHSGSIPNAAGRAGYNVSGPISSGGPGSSSMKKTNSGPLNKHGEPIKKSSGPQSGGATRQNSGPIPPSLPATGLITSGPISSGPLNSSGAPRKLSGSLDSSGSIKMNSSSIAQNQAVTTITQEDDYSFRKNFPKPVLWLVILIFVMGFIAGGFILGAVHNPILLIVVLVLFAVIAAIFIWNTCWGRKAITDFISCHPDTDLRTAKSGQFVKVTGVVTCGNVPLESSFRRVPRCVYTSTSLYEYRAWGSKPANPKHRHFTWGLRSLERHVVDFYISDFQSGLRALVKTGSGARVTPFVDDSVVIDIKPENKDLSPEFIRWLGQKSLSSDDRLMRLKEGYIKEGSTVSVMGIVQRNDNVLMIVPPPEPIATGWQWTKCIFPASLEGIILRCEDTSNNDVIPV; encoded by the exons ATGGGTTCCAGGTACCCATCTCATCAGCTCAGCAATGGCCTTTTTGTGTCAGGTCGGCCTGAGCAGCCTAAAGAAAAGGCTCCAACAATGAGTTCAGTAGCCATGCCTTATACAGGTGGTGACATCAAGAAGTCTGGAGAACTGGGTAAAATGTTTGATATCCCTATGGATAGTGCTAAGTCTAGGAAATCTGGGCCCATAACCGGTGCTCCTTCAAGAACTGGATCTTTTGCAGGGGCTGCAACACATTCAGGATCAATTCCTAATGCTGCAGGTCGTGCTGGCTATAATGTATCGGGTCCTATATCTTCTGGAGGGCCTGGTTCAAGCTCAATGAAGAAGACAAATTCTGGACCATTAAATAAACATGGGGAACCGATTAAGAAGTCATCCGGCCCTCAATCTGGTGGAGCAACTCGACAAAACTCGGGCCCTATTCCACCAAGTCTCCCAGCAACCGGTCTCATCACATCTGGTCCAATTTCTTCGGGCCCCCTAAATTCATCTGGGGCTCCTCGAAAACTATCTGGTTCTTTGGATTCTTCAGGATCGATCAAAATGAACAGTTCCTCGATTGCACAAAACCAGGCTGTTACTACCATTACTCAGGAAGATGACTACTCCTTCAGGAAGAACTTCCCAAAGCCAGTGTTATGGTTGGTGATTCTGATATTTGTGATGGGATTTATTGCTGGTGGTTTTATTCTTGGTGCTGTCCACAACCCCATTCTCCTCATTGTTGTCTTGGTTCTTTTTGCTGTGATTGCTGCAATATTCATTTGGAATACTTGTTGGGGAAGAAAAGCTATCACAGATTTCATTTCTTGTCATCCAGATACTGATCTCCGAACTGCAAAAAGTGGGCAATTTGTGAAGGTCACTGGG GTGGTTACCTGTGGTAATGTGCCCCTTGAATCATCATTCCGAAGGGTTCCTAGATGTGTCTATACGTCAACTAGCTTATATGAGTATCGAGCATGGGGCTCAAAACCAGCCAACCCTAAacatcgtcattttacatggGGATTGAGGTCACTGGAG AGGCATGTTGTTGATTTCTACATTTCTGATTTCCAATCTGGGTTGAGAGCACTGGTTAAGACTGGAAGTGGTGCAAGAGTAACTCCTTTTGTCGATGATTCTGTTGTTATTGATATTAAACCAGAGAACAAAGACTTGTCACCAGAGTTTATAAGGTGGTTGGGACAAAAAAGTCTTTCAAGCGATGATCGACTGATGCGATTGAAAGAAGG GTACATTAAAGAAGGTAGCACAGTTAGTGTAATGGGAATCGTTCAGAGAAATGATAATGTCCTAATGATTGTCCCTCCCCCTGAACCCATAGCAACTGGATGGCAATGGACCAAATGTATCTTTCCAGCTAGCCTTGAGGGTATCATTTTAAGATGTGAAGATACATCAAACAACGATGTCATCCCTGTCTAG
- the LOC102622992 gene encoding uncharacterized protein LOC102622992, with product MGRHNRSSGTRSAAFRVIIILCMLFIFVSAFGDEDIQKSFDDDRHSEHEEAAEEVKEPSTTLETLKSTFALYTSASPLSSSSSYWGKLKASLNRAQAYLFPPNLDFRGSNNEAGAIKNPSGGEKVKAAVAKSTERSKETVEQSAQTAAEIAGKTMQKVKEKIKKTFSHHEL from the exons atgggTCGACATAATAGATCATCAGGAACAAGAAGTGCTGCTTTTCGggtgataattattttgtgcATGCTTTTCATATTTGTTTCCGCTTTTGGAGATGAAGATATACAGAAGAGCTTTGACGATGATCGTCATAGCGAACATGAAGAAGCCGCAGAAGAAGTGAAAGAACCGTCTACTACTTTAGAGACGTTGAAAAGCACTTTTGCTCTTTATACAAGTGCTTCTCCTttaagcagcagcagcagctatTGGGGCAAACTCAAAGCGTCCTTGAATCGAGCTCAAGCATACCTCTTCCCTCCTAATCTTGA TTTTAGGGGAAGTAATAATGAAGCAGGGGCGATTAAAAATCCAAGTGGTGGGGAGAAGGTGAAAGCAGCCGTCGCAAAAAGTACGGAGAGGAGCAAAGAAACCGTGGAGCAATCGGCTCAAACTGCTGCTGAAATTGCAGGGAAAACAATGCAGAAAGTCaaggagaaaattaagaagacTTTTTCTCATCACGAGCTCTga
- the LOC102619737 gene encoding uncharacterized protein LOC102619737 — MARFLLSKTSTAIATAGASSRHHHLQLSIPSSRLVPRRTQSNQPDASSDVYETSGSSSTDPLISKLEDAIHRIIVRRSAPDWLPFLPGSSYWVPPPKSQFYGVAQLVEKLANPLTPEQSLSTSTVRGWPSSDYYIKGKPLHKVEEGSTSSNESEAEDEEG, encoded by the exons ATGGCTCGCTTTCTCTTATCCAAAACCAGCACCGCCATCGCCACCGCCGGCGCCAGCAGCCGCCACCACCACCTCCAACTCTCAATCCCATCGTCTCGGCTCGTCCCTCGCCGGACCCAATCGAACCAGCCCGACGCGTCGTCCGACGTCTACGAAACCTCCGGCTCCTCCTCCACCGACCCTCTAATTTCGAAGCTGGAGGACGCAATCCACCGCATCATCGTGCGCCGCTCCGCACCCGATTGGCTCCCTTTCCTGCCCGGGTCTTCCTACTGGGTCCCACCTCCCAAGTCGCAATTCTACGGCGTCGCTCAGTTGGTCGAGAAACTGGCCAATCCCTTGACTCCCGAGCAGTCCTTGTCTACCAGCACTGTTCGCGGCTGGCCCTCGTCCGATTATTACATCAAAG GTAAACCTCTTCATAAGGTGGAAGAAGGTTCTACTTCAAGTAATGAATCTGAAGCTGAAGATGAGGAAGGATGA